The proteins below come from a single Larimichthys crocea isolate SSNF chromosome II, L_crocea_2.0, whole genome shotgun sequence genomic window:
- the epb41l3b gene encoding band 4.1-like protein 3b isoform X11 produces MTTESGADSEAKQPQENKETEKAKAKAAEPTSPQNQPEELPAAAGHSTPARKEQEPQDEDLVSHRSSTSRLSRSPLRGVKKVKIMQCKVTLLDGSDYTLNVEKRAKGQVLFDKVCEHLNLLEKDYFGITHRDVENQKNWLDPSKELKKQIRTGPWNFAFNVKFYPPDPSQLTEDITRYYLCLQLRDDVVSGRLPCSFATHTVLGSYTVQSELGDYDPEELGSDYISELRFAPNQTKELEEKVMELHKTYKGMTPADAEIHFLENAKKLSMYGVDLHHAKDSEGVEIMLGVCASGLLIYRDRLRINRFAWPKILKISYKRNNFYIKIRPGEFEQFESTIGFKLPNHRAAKRLWKVCVEHHTFFRLVSPEAPPKKFLSLGSKFRYSGRTQAQTRRASSQIIRPAPFFERSSSKRYNMSRSLDGAPIMENHETLMKDSASDGAAKVIAKGDIITTVTTEKKAEEEKAEQEDAQMDPVVTAEPVVSTPLRHDTKTDSEQTDFAFDGEMTATESEADDDSEMRTQYSFIRRVKGENVFIKHSNLMLEDTSPPSEMVKHQTNISELKRSFLETGDSTPGLTEWEKRLSSSPARSPRTDEPPMIEPLDTEDEEPAGEETKEVVEPKATKAPGYLVKYVVDSITTSSGPHGISLSTTMDDDVFMDGTLREVEEKTPDSQDEVSERSMLKVSPRTVIQEVSQAISDKKGTLIILKDAEDKEEGKETSAVGEEEELVVPGEAEAQENEVSETVKEDTSVVLEAKTTIVKMPSLQMEIKTDDMTQIKGTGSPKKAMASWISDEAKTEASEIISVLTKEVKEMTAPDALQQKAEVFTFREFQTEQSKSSVTQITLSESSTTSLAVSTLGWVSSSQKTSDEPEEKEVVTTETEAVPEPAPAESTGPMIVDAVDAGTKETPVVHTETKTITYESAEVDTNGDVDPGVLLSAQTITSETTSTTTTTHITKTVKGGISETRIEKRIVITGDADIDHDEALAQAIKEAKEQHPDMSVTKVVVHKETEITPEEGED; encoded by the exons ATGACAACTGAATCAGGCGCAGACTCGGAGGCCAAGCAGCCGCAAGAGAACAAGGAGACGGAGAAGGCGAAAGCTAAAGCGGCCGAACCCACCTCGCCTCAGAACCAGCCGGAGGAGCTTCCCGCCGCCGCCGGACACAGCACCCCGGCCAGAAAAGAACAG gAGCCACAGGACGAGGACCTGGTATCCCACAGGTCATCCACCAGCCGTCTGTCCAGATCTCCTTTGAGAGGAGTGAAGAAGGTGAAGATCATGCAGTGTAAAGTCACCCTGCTGGACGGCTCCGACTACACGCTCAATGTGGAG AAACGAGCCAAGGGCCAAGTGCTCTTTGATAAAGTTTGTGAACATCTTAATCTACTGGAGAAGGACTACTTCGGcatcacacacagagatgtaGAGAATCAGAAG AATTGGCTGGACCCTTCCAAGGAGCTGAAGAAGCAGATCAGGA CTGGACCCTGGAACTTTGCTTTCAACGTAAAGTTTTACCCCCCAGACCCCTCCCAGCTGACTGAGGATATCACAAG GTACTACCTGTGTCTGCAGCTGAGAGACGATGTGGTTTCAGGCCGTCTGCCCTGCTCATTTGCCACCCACACGGTGCTGGGCTCCTACACTGTGCAGTCTGAACTGGGAGACTATGACCCCGAGGAGTTAGGCAGCGACTACATCAGCGAACTACGCTTTGCACCAAACCAGACCAAAGAACTAGAGGAGAAGGTCATGGAGCTCCACAAGACCTACAA GGGGATGACACCAGCCGACGCGGAGATCCACTTCCTTGAAAATGCCAAGAAGCTGTCCATGTACGGCGTGGACCTCCACCACGCTAAG GACTCTGAGGGCGTGGAGATCATGTTGGGAGTTTGTGCAAGTGGCCTGCTCATCTACAGAGACAGGTTGCGGATCAACAGATTCGCTTGGCCCAAAATCCTCAAGATCTCCTACAAGAGGAACAACTTCTACATCAAAATCCGGCCCGGCGAG TTTGAGCAGTTTGAAAGCACGATTGGTTTCAAGCTTCCAAATCACCGCGCTGCCAAAAGACTCTGGAAGGTCTGCGTCGAGCACCACACCTTCTTCAG GCTCGTATCCCCAGAGGCACCTCCAAAGAAGTTCCTGAGCCTCGGCTCCAAGTTTCGCTACAGCGGCAGAACGCAGGCTCAGACCCGCAGGGCCAGCTCTCAGATCATCAGACCCGCTCCGTTCTTTGAACGCTCCTCCAGCAAACGCTACAACATGTCCCGCAGCTTAGATGGAG CACCCATTATGGAGAACCACGAGACTCTCATGAAGGACAGCGCCTCTGACGGAGCGGCCAAAGTCATTGCCAAGGGAGACATCATCACCACGGTAACGACGGAGaagaaggcagaggaggagaaggcggAGCAGGAGGACGCTCAGATGGACCCTGTGGTGACGGCAGAACCCGTCGTCTCAACACCGCTCAGACACGACACAAAG ACTGACAGCGAGCAAACTGACTTTGCCTTTGATGGAGAGATGACCGCCACAGAG TCGGAAGCAGACGACGACTCTGAGATGCGGACTCAG tATAGTTTCATAAGACGAGTAAAGGGGGAAAACGTTTTTATCAAGCATAGTAATCTGATGCTAGAG GACACCTCGCCTCCGTCGGAGATGGTCAAGCACCAGACCAACATCAGCGAACTGAAGCGCTCCTTCCTGGAGACGGGCGACAGCACTCCGGGATTGACCGAATGGGAGAAGAGGCTCTCCTCGTCCCCCGCGCGCTCACCCAGAACGGATGAGCCACCAATGATAGAACCGCTGGAT ACCGAGGATGAGGAGCCTGCAggagaagagacaaaagaggTTGTGGAACCTAAAGCCACTAAG GCACCAGGATATCTGGTGAAATACGTGGTGGATAGTATCACCACCTCGTCTGGGCCACACGGAATTAGTCTGTCAACCACTATGGACGACGACGTCTTCATGGACGGGACCCtcagggaggtggaggagaaaaccCCCGACTCCCAGGACGAGGTGTCGGAGAGGTCGATGTTGAAGGTCAGCCCCAGGACTGTCATACAGGAAGTGTCCCAGGCCATTAGCGACAAGAAAGGGACGCTCATTATCTTAAAGGATGCTGAGGATAAAGAAGAGGGCAAAGAGACGAGCGCTGTgggtgaagaagaggagctcGTCGTCCCCGGAGAGGCCGAGGCTCAGGAGAATGAAGTATCTGAAACTGTCAAAGAAGACACGTCTGTTGTTCTAGAAGCCAAAACCACAATAGTCAAGATGCCAAGTCTGCAGATGGAGATAAAAACTGATGACATGACTCAGATAAAAGGTACTGGCTCGCCAAAAAAGGCCATGGCATCGTGGATATCTGACGAGGCGAAGACGGAGGCCTCCGAGATCATCAGCGTGTTGACAAAGGAAGTCAAAGAGATGACGGCTCCTGACGCTctgcagcagaaagcagaaGTGTTCACCTTCAGAGAGTTCCAAACAGAGCAGTCAAAGTCCAGCGTGACTCAGATCACGCTTTCTGAATCTTCAACTACGTCCTTAGCAGTG TCTACGCTGGGATGGGTCTCCTCTTCTCAAAAG acatcaGACGAAccagaagagaaagaggtggtTACCACGGAGACGGAGGCAGTGCCAGAGCCGGCGCCAGCCGAGTCGACGGGGCCAATG ATTGTCGATGCCGTTGACGCAGGTACCAAAGAGACGCCTGTggtccacacagagacaaaaaccaTCACCTATGAGTCTGCAGAG GTTGACACTAACGGTGACGTAGACCCCGGTGTGTTGCTGAGTGCTCAGACCATCACCTCGGAAACCACCAGCACCACgacaaccacacacatcacaaag ACGGTGAAAGGAGGAATATCAGAGACGAGAATCGAGAAAAGGATCGTCATCACGGGAGATGCAGACATCGACCACGACGAG GCTCTGGCTCAGGCCATAAAGGAGGCAAAAGAACAGCATCCTGACATGTCAGTGACCAAAGTAGTGGTacataaagagacagagatcacgccagaggagggggaggactGA
- the epb41l3b gene encoding band 4.1-like protein 3b isoform X5, which produces MTTESGADSEAKQPQENKETEKAKAKAAEPTSPQNQPEELPAAAGHSTPARKEQEPQDEDLVSHRSSTSRLSRSPLRGVKKVKIMQCKVTLLDGSDYTLNVEKRAKGQVLFDKVCEHLNLLEKDYFGITHRDVENQKNWLDPSKELKKQIRTGPWNFAFNVKFYPPDPSQLTEDITRYYLCLQLRDDVVSGRLPCSFATHTVLGSYTVQSELGDYDPEELGSDYISELRFAPNQTKELEEKVMELHKTYKGMTPADAEIHFLENAKKLSMYGVDLHHAKDSEGVEIMLGVCASGLLIYRDRLRINRFAWPKILKISYKRNNFYIKIRPGEFEQFESTIGFKLPNHRAAKRLWKVCVEHHTFFRLVSPEAPPKKFLSLGSKFRYSGRTQAQTRRASSQIIRPAPFFERSSSKRYNMSRSLDGAPIMENHETLMKDSASDGAAKVIAKGDIITTVTTEKKAEEEKAEQEDAQMDPVVTAEPVVSTPLRHDTKCSPRVYTTDPLRSELSLPSSPVSSNKVRRRRRENARKRASSVSPAKSSAGCRRRQALADRKAALLDEQALLLSARKQRLEQGKSRGGTLFSFSLHLPDLSSFLDDDGYITFPDLTEMRFLPECAQNFLPIKSPSLIPCFLFIFFFLLSTSFSVPYALTLSFPLALCLCYLEPKAASLTASIAQGYHDHDSSEEEETDSEQTDFAFDGEMTATESEADDDSEMRTQYSFIRRVKGENVFIKHSNLMLEDTSPPSEMVKHQTNISELKRSFLETGDSTPGLTEWEKRLSSSPARSPRTDEPPMIEPLDTEDEEPAGEETKEVVEPKATKAPGYLVKYVVDSITTSSGPHGISLSTTMDDDVFMDGTLREVEEKTPDSQDEVSERSMLKVSPRTVIQEVSQAISDKKGTLIILKDAEDKEEGKETSAVGEEEELVVPGEAEAQENEVSETVKEDTSVVLEAKTTIVKMPSLQMEIKTDDMTQIKGTGSPKKAMASWISDEAKTEASEIISVLTKEVKEMTAPDALQQKAEVFTFREFQTEQSKSSVTQITLSESSTTSLAVSTLGWVSSSQKTSDEPEEKEVVTTETEAVPEPAPAESTGPMIVDAVDAGTKETPVVHTETKTITYESAEVDTNGDVDPGVLLSAQTITSETTSTTTTTHITKTVKGGISETRIEKRIVITGDADIDHDEALAQAIKEAKEQHPDMSVTKVVVHKETEITPEEGED; this is translated from the exons ATGACAACTGAATCAGGCGCAGACTCGGAGGCCAAGCAGCCGCAAGAGAACAAGGAGACGGAGAAGGCGAAAGCTAAAGCGGCCGAACCCACCTCGCCTCAGAACCAGCCGGAGGAGCTTCCCGCCGCCGCCGGACACAGCACCCCGGCCAGAAAAGAACAG gAGCCACAGGACGAGGACCTGGTATCCCACAGGTCATCCACCAGCCGTCTGTCCAGATCTCCTTTGAGAGGAGTGAAGAAGGTGAAGATCATGCAGTGTAAAGTCACCCTGCTGGACGGCTCCGACTACACGCTCAATGTGGAG AAACGAGCCAAGGGCCAAGTGCTCTTTGATAAAGTTTGTGAACATCTTAATCTACTGGAGAAGGACTACTTCGGcatcacacacagagatgtaGAGAATCAGAAG AATTGGCTGGACCCTTCCAAGGAGCTGAAGAAGCAGATCAGGA CTGGACCCTGGAACTTTGCTTTCAACGTAAAGTTTTACCCCCCAGACCCCTCCCAGCTGACTGAGGATATCACAAG GTACTACCTGTGTCTGCAGCTGAGAGACGATGTGGTTTCAGGCCGTCTGCCCTGCTCATTTGCCACCCACACGGTGCTGGGCTCCTACACTGTGCAGTCTGAACTGGGAGACTATGACCCCGAGGAGTTAGGCAGCGACTACATCAGCGAACTACGCTTTGCACCAAACCAGACCAAAGAACTAGAGGAGAAGGTCATGGAGCTCCACAAGACCTACAA GGGGATGACACCAGCCGACGCGGAGATCCACTTCCTTGAAAATGCCAAGAAGCTGTCCATGTACGGCGTGGACCTCCACCACGCTAAG GACTCTGAGGGCGTGGAGATCATGTTGGGAGTTTGTGCAAGTGGCCTGCTCATCTACAGAGACAGGTTGCGGATCAACAGATTCGCTTGGCCCAAAATCCTCAAGATCTCCTACAAGAGGAACAACTTCTACATCAAAATCCGGCCCGGCGAG TTTGAGCAGTTTGAAAGCACGATTGGTTTCAAGCTTCCAAATCACCGCGCTGCCAAAAGACTCTGGAAGGTCTGCGTCGAGCACCACACCTTCTTCAG GCTCGTATCCCCAGAGGCACCTCCAAAGAAGTTCCTGAGCCTCGGCTCCAAGTTTCGCTACAGCGGCAGAACGCAGGCTCAGACCCGCAGGGCCAGCTCTCAGATCATCAGACCCGCTCCGTTCTTTGAACGCTCCTCCAGCAAACGCTACAACATGTCCCGCAGCTTAGATGGAG CACCCATTATGGAGAACCACGAGACTCTCATGAAGGACAGCGCCTCTGACGGAGCGGCCAAAGTCATTGCCAAGGGAGACATCATCACCACGGTAACGACGGAGaagaaggcagaggaggagaaggcggAGCAGGAGGACGCTCAGATGGACCCTGTGGTGACGGCAGAACCCGTCGTCTCAACACCGCTCAGACACGACACAAAG TGCTCCCCTCGTGTATACACGACCGACCCCCTCCGCTCTGAGCTCTCACTCCCCTCATCTCCTGTTTCATCCAACAAAGTAAGGCGGAGGCGCAGGGAGAACGCGCGTAAACGGGCCTCGTCTGTCAGTCCGGCGAAGAGCAGCGCCGGGTGCCGCCGTCGGCAAGCCCTCGCCGACCGCAAGGCCGCCCTGCTGGACGAGCAGGCACTCCTGCTCTCGGCCCGCAAGCAGAGGCTGGAGCAGGGCAAGAGCCGCGGCGGCAcgctcttctccttctccctgcaCCTGCCCGACCTGTCCTCCTTCCTGGACGATGACGGCTACATCACCTTCCCCGACCTGACAGAGATGCGCTTCCTCCCTGAGTGCGCGCAGAATTTCCTGCCCATTAAGTCACCATCGCTCATCCCctgcttcctcttcatcttcttctttctgctctccacctccttctccgtCCCTTACgccctcaccctctccttccccctGGCGCTGTGCCTCTGCTACCTGGAGCCCAAGGCAGCCTCCCTGACCGCCTCCATAGCCCAGGGCTACCATGACCATGACAgttcagaggaagaggag ACTGACAGCGAGCAAACTGACTTTGCCTTTGATGGAGAGATGACCGCCACAGAG TCGGAAGCAGACGACGACTCTGAGATGCGGACTCAG tATAGTTTCATAAGACGAGTAAAGGGGGAAAACGTTTTTATCAAGCATAGTAATCTGATGCTAGAG GACACCTCGCCTCCGTCGGAGATGGTCAAGCACCAGACCAACATCAGCGAACTGAAGCGCTCCTTCCTGGAGACGGGCGACAGCACTCCGGGATTGACCGAATGGGAGAAGAGGCTCTCCTCGTCCCCCGCGCGCTCACCCAGAACGGATGAGCCACCAATGATAGAACCGCTGGAT ACCGAGGATGAGGAGCCTGCAggagaagagacaaaagaggTTGTGGAACCTAAAGCCACTAAG GCACCAGGATATCTGGTGAAATACGTGGTGGATAGTATCACCACCTCGTCTGGGCCACACGGAATTAGTCTGTCAACCACTATGGACGACGACGTCTTCATGGACGGGACCCtcagggaggtggaggagaaaaccCCCGACTCCCAGGACGAGGTGTCGGAGAGGTCGATGTTGAAGGTCAGCCCCAGGACTGTCATACAGGAAGTGTCCCAGGCCATTAGCGACAAGAAAGGGACGCTCATTATCTTAAAGGATGCTGAGGATAAAGAAGAGGGCAAAGAGACGAGCGCTGTgggtgaagaagaggagctcGTCGTCCCCGGAGAGGCCGAGGCTCAGGAGAATGAAGTATCTGAAACTGTCAAAGAAGACACGTCTGTTGTTCTAGAAGCCAAAACCACAATAGTCAAGATGCCAAGTCTGCAGATGGAGATAAAAACTGATGACATGACTCAGATAAAAGGTACTGGCTCGCCAAAAAAGGCCATGGCATCGTGGATATCTGACGAGGCGAAGACGGAGGCCTCCGAGATCATCAGCGTGTTGACAAAGGAAGTCAAAGAGATGACGGCTCCTGACGCTctgcagcagaaagcagaaGTGTTCACCTTCAGAGAGTTCCAAACAGAGCAGTCAAAGTCCAGCGTGACTCAGATCACGCTTTCTGAATCTTCAACTACGTCCTTAGCAGTG TCTACGCTGGGATGGGTCTCCTCTTCTCAAAAG acatcaGACGAAccagaagagaaagaggtggtTACCACGGAGACGGAGGCAGTGCCAGAGCCGGCGCCAGCCGAGTCGACGGGGCCAATG ATTGTCGATGCCGTTGACGCAGGTACCAAAGAGACGCCTGTggtccacacagagacaaaaaccaTCACCTATGAGTCTGCAGAG GTTGACACTAACGGTGACGTAGACCCCGGTGTGTTGCTGAGTGCTCAGACCATCACCTCGGAAACCACCAGCACCACgacaaccacacacatcacaaag ACGGTGAAAGGAGGAATATCAGAGACGAGAATCGAGAAAAGGATCGTCATCACGGGAGATGCAGACATCGACCACGACGAG GCTCTGGCTCAGGCCATAAAGGAGGCAAAAGAACAGCATCCTGACATGTCAGTGACCAAAGTAGTGGTacataaagagacagagatcacgccagaggagggggaggactGA
- the epb41l3b gene encoding band 4.1-like protein 3b isoform X14, whose protein sequence is MTTESGADSEAKQPQENKETEKAKAKAAEPTSPQNQPEELPAAAGHSTPARKEQEPQDEDLVSHRSSTSRLSRSPLRGVKKVKIMQCKVTLLDGSDYTLNVEKRAKGQVLFDKVCEHLNLLEKDYFGITHRDVENQKNWLDPSKELKKQIRTGPWNFAFNVKFYPPDPSQLTEDITRYYLCLQLRDDVVSGRLPCSFATHTVLGSYTVQSELGDYDPEELGSDYISELRFAPNQTKELEEKVMELHKTYKGMTPADAEIHFLENAKKLSMYGVDLHHAKLVGSLYECLAPAEGEDSEGVEIMLGVCASGLLIYRDRLRINRFAWPKILKISYKRNNFYIKIRPGEVRTFEQFESTIGFKLPNHRAAKRLWKVCVEHHTFFRLVSPEAPPKKFLSLGSKFRYSGRTQAQTRRASSQIIRPAPFFERSSSKRYNMSRSLDGAPIMENHETLMKDSASDGAAKVIAKGDIITTVTTEKKAEEEKAEQEDAQMDPVVTAEPVVSTPLRHDTKCSPRVYTTDPLRSELSLPSSPVSSNKVRRRRRENARKRASSVSPAKSSAGCRRRQALADRKAALLDEQALLLSARKQRLEQGKSRGGTLFSFSLHLPDLSSFLDDDGYITFPDLTEMRFLPECAQNFLPIKSPSLIPCFLFIFFFLLSTSFSVPYALTLSFPLALCLCYLEPKAASLTASIAQGYHDHDSSEEEETDSEQTDFAFDGEMTATESEADDDSEMRTQYSFIRRVKGENVFIKHSNLMLEDTSPPSEMVKHQTNISELKRSFLETGDSTPGLTEWEKRLSSSPARSPRTDEPPMIEPLDTEDEEPAGEETKEVVEPKATKTSDEPEEKEVVTTETEAVPEPAPAESTGPMIVDAVDAGTKETPVVHTETKTITYESAEVDTNGDVDPGVLLSAQTITSETTSTTTTTHITKTVKGGISETRIEKRIVITGDADIDHDEALAQAIKEAKEQHPDMSVTKVVVHKETEITPEEGED, encoded by the exons ATGACAACTGAATCAGGCGCAGACTCGGAGGCCAAGCAGCCGCAAGAGAACAAGGAGACGGAGAAGGCGAAAGCTAAAGCGGCCGAACCCACCTCGCCTCAGAACCAGCCGGAGGAGCTTCCCGCCGCCGCCGGACACAGCACCCCGGCCAGAAAAGAACAG gAGCCACAGGACGAGGACCTGGTATCCCACAGGTCATCCACCAGCCGTCTGTCCAGATCTCCTTTGAGAGGAGTGAAGAAGGTGAAGATCATGCAGTGTAAAGTCACCCTGCTGGACGGCTCCGACTACACGCTCAATGTGGAG AAACGAGCCAAGGGCCAAGTGCTCTTTGATAAAGTTTGTGAACATCTTAATCTACTGGAGAAGGACTACTTCGGcatcacacacagagatgtaGAGAATCAGAAG AATTGGCTGGACCCTTCCAAGGAGCTGAAGAAGCAGATCAGGA CTGGACCCTGGAACTTTGCTTTCAACGTAAAGTTTTACCCCCCAGACCCCTCCCAGCTGACTGAGGATATCACAAG GTACTACCTGTGTCTGCAGCTGAGAGACGATGTGGTTTCAGGCCGTCTGCCCTGCTCATTTGCCACCCACACGGTGCTGGGCTCCTACACTGTGCAGTCTGAACTGGGAGACTATGACCCCGAGGAGTTAGGCAGCGACTACATCAGCGAACTACGCTTTGCACCAAACCAGACCAAAGAACTAGAGGAGAAGGTCATGGAGCTCCACAAGACCTACAA GGGGATGACACCAGCCGACGCGGAGATCCACTTCCTTGAAAATGCCAAGAAGCTGTCCATGTACGGCGTGGACCTCCACCACGCTAAG TTGGTAGGGAGTCTCTATGAATGCTTGGCTCCAGCTGAGGGAGAG GACTCTGAGGGCGTGGAGATCATGTTGGGAGTTTGTGCAAGTGGCCTGCTCATCTACAGAGACAGGTTGCGGATCAACAGATTCGCTTGGCCCAAAATCCTCAAGATCTCCTACAAGAGGAACAACTTCTACATCAAAATCCGGCCCGGCGAGGTGAGAACG TTTGAGCAGTTTGAAAGCACGATTGGTTTCAAGCTTCCAAATCACCGCGCTGCCAAAAGACTCTGGAAGGTCTGCGTCGAGCACCACACCTTCTTCAG GCTCGTATCCCCAGAGGCACCTCCAAAGAAGTTCCTGAGCCTCGGCTCCAAGTTTCGCTACAGCGGCAGAACGCAGGCTCAGACCCGCAGGGCCAGCTCTCAGATCATCAGACCCGCTCCGTTCTTTGAACGCTCCTCCAGCAAACGCTACAACATGTCCCGCAGCTTAGATGGAG CACCCATTATGGAGAACCACGAGACTCTCATGAAGGACAGCGCCTCTGACGGAGCGGCCAAAGTCATTGCCAAGGGAGACATCATCACCACGGTAACGACGGAGaagaaggcagaggaggagaaggcggAGCAGGAGGACGCTCAGATGGACCCTGTGGTGACGGCAGAACCCGTCGTCTCAACACCGCTCAGACACGACACAAAG TGCTCCCCTCGTGTATACACGACCGACCCCCTCCGCTCTGAGCTCTCACTCCCCTCATCTCCTGTTTCATCCAACAAAGTAAGGCGGAGGCGCAGGGAGAACGCGCGTAAACGGGCCTCGTCTGTCAGTCCGGCGAAGAGCAGCGCCGGGTGCCGCCGTCGGCAAGCCCTCGCCGACCGCAAGGCCGCCCTGCTGGACGAGCAGGCACTCCTGCTCTCGGCCCGCAAGCAGAGGCTGGAGCAGGGCAAGAGCCGCGGCGGCAcgctcttctccttctccctgcaCCTGCCCGACCTGTCCTCCTTCCTGGACGATGACGGCTACATCACCTTCCCCGACCTGACAGAGATGCGCTTCCTCCCTGAGTGCGCGCAGAATTTCCTGCCCATTAAGTCACCATCGCTCATCCCctgcttcctcttcatcttcttctttctgctctccacctccttctccgtCCCTTACgccctcaccctctccttccccctGGCGCTGTGCCTCTGCTACCTGGAGCCCAAGGCAGCCTCCCTGACCGCCTCCATAGCCCAGGGCTACCATGACCATGACAgttcagaggaagaggag ACTGACAGCGAGCAAACTGACTTTGCCTTTGATGGAGAGATGACCGCCACAGAG TCGGAAGCAGACGACGACTCTGAGATGCGGACTCAG tATAGTTTCATAAGACGAGTAAAGGGGGAAAACGTTTTTATCAAGCATAGTAATCTGATGCTAGAG GACACCTCGCCTCCGTCGGAGATGGTCAAGCACCAGACCAACATCAGCGAACTGAAGCGCTCCTTCCTGGAGACGGGCGACAGCACTCCGGGATTGACCGAATGGGAGAAGAGGCTCTCCTCGTCCCCCGCGCGCTCACCCAGAACGGATGAGCCACCAATGATAGAACCGCTGGAT ACCGAGGATGAGGAGCCTGCAggagaagagacaaaagaggTTGTGGAACCTAAAGCCACTAAG acatcaGACGAAccagaagagaaagaggtggtTACCACGGAGACGGAGGCAGTGCCAGAGCCGGCGCCAGCCGAGTCGACGGGGCCAATG ATTGTCGATGCCGTTGACGCAGGTACCAAAGAGACGCCTGTggtccacacagagacaaaaaccaTCACCTATGAGTCTGCAGAG GTTGACACTAACGGTGACGTAGACCCCGGTGTGTTGCTGAGTGCTCAGACCATCACCTCGGAAACCACCAGCACCACgacaaccacacacatcacaaag ACGGTGAAAGGAGGAATATCAGAGACGAGAATCGAGAAAAGGATCGTCATCACGGGAGATGCAGACATCGACCACGACGAG GCTCTGGCTCAGGCCATAAAGGAGGCAAAAGAACAGCATCCTGACATGTCAGTGACCAAAGTAGTGGTacataaagagacagagatcacgccagaggagggggaggactGA